DNA from Flavobacterium aestivum:
TGAGTTTGATTTAGAAAACGAAAGTATCAATGCTTACATTAATCGAAAAAAAGATACTGAATTGTCACTTTTTATTGTTGGGATGGATAAGTTTTCTTTTTTTGAAATGGTAGACAAAAAGCTAAAAGAAGTATATCCTGATTTTGATGCTTTGGGACGTGACTATAAAAATTATTATTTTATAAAGATACTCCTATCACCGGAATATTTTGACTTTGCAAATAAACCAAAAGGAATTCTTCCTTTTCATAAATATGCGACCCATATTGCGGCTCCAATTCAAGAGCATTTGTTTGAATGTGCTTTTTATGCCACTTCTAATAATCAATCCAATTTGCATTTGACGGTTTCAGAAAATCATCAAACTCAATTTGAAGAAATTATTGAAAAAGTGAAGGGCGAAATTGAAGCCGAATCAAATTCAACTATAGCTGTTAGTTATTCATATCAAAAGAAAGAAACCGACACAGTTGCGGTTGATGCTGACAATAAACCTTTCCGAAATGAAAAAGGGATGTTGGTTTTTAGACCAGGAGGGCATGGTGCTTTGATTGAGAATCTAAATGCAATTGAAGCCGATGTTGTTTTTATAAAAAATATTGACAATGTAAGTCAAAATAACATTAAGAATGTTTCTTTTTATAAGAAAGCCTTGGCTGGTGTTTTAATGGAGTTGCAGCATCAGATTTTTGAGTATTTGAAAGAACTGGACAGCGACGAAGCTATGCCAGAAAAAATAAATGAAATTTTAGTTTTTCTGAAAAAACAGTTGAATGTCGAAATGAACGATGGTTTTCATAAACTCATATTGAAAGACCAAATTAGTAAATTGAAAGAAACATTAGACAAGCCTATCAGGGTTTGCGGAATGGTAAAAAACGAGGGCGAACCAGGTGGAGGCCCTTTCTGGGTAAGAGGAACGGATGGTAGTGTTTCTTTGCAAATTGTAGAAACCTCCCAAGTTGATTTGACAAATAAAGATCAAGTAAAAATTTTATCTAATGCAACTCATTTTAATCCAGTGGATTTGGTTTGTGGTCTGAAAAATTACAAAAACGAAAAATTTGATCTAAAGCAATTTATTGATTCCAATAGTGGTTTTATTGTGCATAAAAATAATGGAGGCGTTGATGTAAAAGCATATGAATTACCTGGATTGTGGAATGGTGCTATGGCAAATTGGTTAACAGTTTTTGTAGAGGTTCCTTTATTTACTTTTAATCCTGTGAAAACTGTAAATGATTTATTAAAACCAGCACATCAACCGTTGTAAAAATGGAAATCCAAACGATTCTTTCGGAGATAAAATATAAAGCGGTAAGGAGTAGTGGTGCTGGAGGACAAAACGTCAATAAAGTTTCATCAAAAGTGGTGCTGACTTTTGATTTGCCCAATTCCCAAGCATTGTCTGAGGAGGAAAAACTAATCTTGAAAACTAATTTGCAGAACAGATTAACAGCAGATTTGATGTTGATTCTGAATTGTGATGAAGACCGAAGTCAGCTCAAGAACAAAGAGATAGTAACCAAACGGTTTTTAGATATTATAAAAAAAGGGTTGCATGTTCCTAAAGAACGTAAACCGACTAAAATCCCAAAATCAGTAATTCGAAAAAGAATTAAGGATAAGAAAAACGTGTCGGAGATAAAGAAAAATCGTAGAAAGCCAGAGTTTTAGTCTTAAGGTATAGATGTTTAAAGAGCATGACTTGTTTTAGGATTGAAAATCTTAAGGTATAAACTATAAATCTTAATTCTTTTTTTACCTTTGTGCCGTCTCAAAGGGGTGCTCTAAATAACGAGCTGAGA
Protein-coding regions in this window:
- a CDS encoding DUF4301 family protein gives rise to the protein MEENLEQLTKSGASPIIRIAIFGPESTGKTTLATQLAEYYKTAWVPEFARDYLQEKLDNGLGVCDVNDMLPIAYGQTKLENEKEIIANKYLFCDTTLLVTKVFSDLYYGFCDPLLDKAARAHQYDLFFLTDIDVPWEDDGLRDSPNGRETIFGVFKQSLIDNKKPFITISGDKETRLKKAVAIIEDLTKALEMGFTSDDFLQIHEHGIPLENIRKQLSIFSEGISKSILVNPATVNNGILKLTDPDFEQKANYFDENKSKFKLKKFVPASGAASRMFKFLTTFLNEFDLENESINAYINRKKDTELSLFIVGMDKFSFFEMVDKKLKEVYPDFDALGRDYKNYYFIKILLSPEYFDFANKPKGILPFHKYATHIAAPIQEHLFECAFYATSNNQSNLHLTVSENHQTQFEEIIEKVKGEIEAESNSTIAVSYSYQKKETDTVAVDADNKPFRNEKGMLVFRPGGHGALIENLNAIEADVVFIKNIDNVSQNNIKNVSFYKKALAGVLMELQHQIFEYLKELDSDEAMPEKINEILVFLKKQLNVEMNDGFHKLILKDQISKLKETLDKPIRVCGMVKNEGEPGGGPFWVRGTDGSVSLQIVETSQVDLTNKDQVKILSNATHFNPVDLVCGLKNYKNEKFDLKQFIDSNSGFIVHKNNGGVDVKAYELPGLWNGAMANWLTVFVEVPLFTFNPVKTVNDLLKPAHQPL
- the arfB gene encoding alternative ribosome rescue aminoacyl-tRNA hydrolase ArfB, whose protein sequence is MEIQTILSEIKYKAVRSSGAGGQNVNKVSSKVVLTFDLPNSQALSEEEKLILKTNLQNRLTADLMLILNCDEDRSQLKNKEIVTKRFLDIIKKGLHVPKERKPTKIPKSVIRKRIKDKKNVSEIKKNRRKPEF